Part of the Chanodichthys erythropterus isolate Z2021 chromosome 13, ASM2448905v1, whole genome shotgun sequence genome is shown below.
TGTTGAATTGTGAGTCTGAATTCTGTAGCACAGCACTGTCTATTCATTGTGCACTTGCTCTGTAGCTCAGTACTTGGTTGGTGAAAGTCAAAGCAAATCTGAATGTCTGTGTGCTGCTGTGTCTTCTTGTGAGTTTTGTATGATTGTGAGTGTACATCTTTTACTAACAACTTCATTCGTGTGAACCAGTACTGCAATTACAGCTATAGTTATTTCAGTGTTGAAGTGTTACATGTGCATGTTTATCTGTACCTGGGTAGTTTTTCTTTCTATTTTGGATCTTGGCTCACTCATTTGAGAAGGCATGGTCACATGAACACAtgtacacacagacacacacatacatggaCATCCGTGCATATATTGCCATCTTTCAGAACACCTAATTGCCCTACATCATCATGTTTTCTGTATtcttaatttataattataattttatatatcatttttatatatatatatataccttaaAACAGTAGTTCACATGAAAATAgattttctgtcattatttagctCAAACTCATACGATTGTCAATCTCAAAAACTGTGGAGCTATATGCTTCTGTCCCTCtaaaataaagtcaaacttTTTTATGCATGCTAAAAAAGAGGCTTTGAACACACTTCTCCAAATACATCCCTCCATCTTTCCATTCACATTAATGTTATGTCCCATCCATCCAATTCATCCCTTCCTTTTTTCCTTCATTTTCTCCATCCCTCCATCCCCCCCTCTGTTAGCCCATCATGGTCATCTGAACTCTATGGACAAACTAAAAGTGAATCGCCtcctcacacacacgcactcctCACTGGCTCGCTGTCACCATGCTGCAGAGCTGCATCTGTCCTGCCTGCGCTGCAaaggtaacacacacacactccgcAACACGTGTATTATGTTATAAGATTGGAGCTGAATTACATCTGTGTTCATTTgtgtcactgaatatgtttttgtttgttttgtttcagaTAACCaaagagtgtgtatgtgtgtacatGTGGCTTACTAAGTGTTTGATGATAGTTTATGGTGTGTAGCTAAAAATTGTAATACTGATAGATCTATTCTGACTTAGAAATGCTCCTATGTCTCTCCCATTCAGTGCCCCCCAGTCCTCACAGGTCACCGTATCGAGGGTCACCGAGCCGCCGCAGAAACAATCCTGTGCCAGTAGAAGAATCCAGTGGAGCTGTCAGTGCCCCCAGCACCCCTAAGGTCAGTAGTTTTTAGATAGTCATACTGTCATACAGACATGCAAATATAAGCAAACAATCACTTTTACCCTTCTATGGTATACATTATCTTCATTATCACTATAATTATcacaatttttaatgttaatttaaaataagaggcttttttttttctttttcttttttaacactCTAATGACAATTTGAAAAAACGGGGGAAAATTTAGGGAAAATTTGCCTTATGCTATTACAATGAGAAATGGAAAAttcttaatttatattaattacttctctaattaaattaatttattattaaatgtctCATTCATTAATGCAGAATTAACATTTGGTGatattttatcaatattttgaaaaattacttttatttttgaaagacaTTAATACAGGGacacattaaaatgatcaaaagtgacagcaaaggcatttataaagttacaaaagatttccatttcaaataaatgttgttgttttgaactttctattcatcaaagtatcctgaaaaaaaaaaaaaaatacagtttccacaaaaacattatgcAGCACAACTGTTCCCTTTCGAATGGGAACTCGCACTGCGTCTAGAGACACTTTGGGGAATGCCTCCGAAATGACGATGTCTGAAGTACGTGTATCAAACGCAGTGATGGGAATAACCATTATAAGTAAACGgcgttacttttttcagtaacgagtaatcaaacaaattactttttctccTGTTACAATGCCGTTACcgttactgacaaaaaaaatgcagcGTTACTATAATTGAGCTCACTGAATTGGTTTTCATCTGAGTAGGCGTTCTCTCAGCTATAGGACTgctgcaatgttttttttctggtgTGAGTTGGGGTGGGACACATGCTAACTGATAATGatttgtgtatgactagagaTGATAGACCTGCAAAGGGTTTTGTTGTAAAGAAATAGTACAGGTTAGTCATACACATAAacaattttaaactgataataatgtacAATGCTCTGtgaaatatgtgaaataagttgttgttcatttaagtcattagttgactaatcacatttatattaatttaatttcttaaatactggagagaataaagcATAATAATGAGTGTTTACATAATGTAGACTATagcataaagcttgccataaagaaccggcaaaagtaatgattatgaatatgacaaaaaacagcaaggagacattttaattgtttattaataaagtaatgttttctgaatcagtgtcagCTGCAAAGATAAAGATGACATTtatgactctcatcatctccgtGGACGTGCCAAGAGAGAGAATGCACTCATtcagattacataatcagagttgcctatttctttttgttttgaattattttgtttaaaagtagacatttcaatctttctatagatatttttctcatgtctgtgaggcaagcagcctatacgctgagttAAGTTAACTTCAGTGAACGTTCATTGCGCCGGCGCCTCtatgattatattgtctgctatatttgcttcttatttattaaatccaggcaattggttgatgaaacattgattaaaattaagatacaatttttacaaaacaaaattcactttaaagaaaggctttctacaaaacaaaacttaatgaagtggtcaaaatcatgtcttaccactccatgtctcctgatatattgtgcatcttATGATGTATCctatcttactcatgctgttcacttttcataatcaaatagattaatttaaaacataacataggcctatttaaacataaatatgaaactacgttttctttaatggctaccaacatgtagtacagtacagagaaatttcatgtcgTGAGCAAGAGCAGATCATGAGTCACAAGTCGGATCAAgcatcatttatttttagacatatttaatattgggggcattcaagttatttgacattttatttttattttttttaaagtaacacaaaagttactttccctggtaattagttacttttataatgatgtaactcagttactaactcagttactatttgtgagaagtaactagtaactataactaattacttttttaaagtaacgtgcccaacaCTGATCAAACGCAACAATGACATTGGCCTGCGACAACCTGTGATGACACTCTAGTATAACCATAACTATAAAAGGGCATCTAGAGTACACGTCATCAgctttttttgtcttcaggagACTGTTTGTTTTGAAGCGTATAAGGCGATTTACAATTGTGTCCTCTGACAAGTGTTTCAGAAAGTGTGCTTCCCCGTGTCCGCGTTATCTGATGCCGGAGGATAGACACAACCTGTGCGTTTTTTGTTTTGGTGAGAATCATGCCCATTCTGTTCTTGAGGAGGCAGAACACACTGCAAGATCTTTCCGTGATAAAGCTCCGATCGCCTCTGTCCCTTTTCTTGAGGGAATTAGGAAAGGCATCTGCATCCCGTGGTTCGGGACCTACTGCAGTTGAGGCACAGGATTTCGAGCGAGGTATGTCTCATGACGTGAGCGATCTGCTGGATGCAGATGTTCTCTCACTTGAATCATCTGATCCAGCAAATAGCTCTCTTCTGGCTTTGAGCCAGAAAAAGCAGGATGTGGCTGTCGAGGGTGAAGATATGTTAATGGATCGCCGTCTCAGCCTGCCTGCCCCACATACAGTGAACTGGCCTGCGCGTCTGAGAGATTAGTTCTTTCTTTGAAGCGTGATAAGCCGCAGATCATTTGCGGTAGATTAGACAAATTTTTCTTGGCTGGCCATAACCACCCAGTTCCAGCGAGTCTTCTGTTTCTGCCAGACTGCTGAGGTGGAGAGGTCCTGGAAGAAACCATATTCGGCCCGCAGTCATCAAATATGATTGTGAACTATCTTTTAATGGGGGAAACATTGATGTTGAAGGTGGCTGTGGGTCAGACTGGTGGGTCTCTGTACACAATGGCAGTGTTGCAGGCCTAAGTGTGCTAGCCCTCCTTGGGCCACTGTGATAAGCTGTTCTTGAGGTTAAACATAGTTTGGCCTCCTCTCATTTTTGAGAGTCCCTCTGCTGATGCCTCCACTCACCTGAGCTCTAGCTAGACAGTAACACCAAGTGTTTCAGACCTTTGTGAAGCTGCCTTGGTAGACTGTCTATGAGGTTGAGTATGGTTGGCCTCCTCTCGCTATAGAGAGTCGCTCTCACGTGGCCTCCGCTCACCTGAGCCCTGTTTTGACAGTGACATCAAGTGTGTCAGTTTTCTGTGAGCTCCAACTAGACAGTGACATCAAGTGTTTGGCCTTCTCTTGTATGGTTGTCCTCCTCTTGTTGATAAACTGTCTTTGAGATTGAGTATTGTTGGCTTCCTCTTACTACAGAAAGTCATTCTGCTGAGGCCTCCGCTCACCTAAGCTCCAGCTAGACAGTAGCACCAAATGTTTCAGACCTTTGTGAGCTACAACTAGACAGTACCATCAAGTGTTTGGCCTTCTCTTGTATGGTTGTCCTCCTCTTGTTTTAGAGAGTCATTCTGCTTGGGTCGCTTCATTTAGGCAGAGACATCAAGTGTTCAGCCCTCTGTAAGGCTGCCTTGATAAACTGTTTTTGAGGTTGAGTATTGTTGGCCTCCTCTCATTATAGAAAGTCATTCTGCTGAGGCCTCCGCTCACCTGAACTCCAGCTAAACAGTGACATCAAGTGTTTGGCCCTCGGTGAGGCCGCCTTGGTAAACTGTCTTTGGTGTATATGTATGGTTGGCCtcctctttatttatttattttatttgaaaagggACCATGTACAATTTTTAACAATAATGTTCCCATTTCATGCATTGCACCGAATTTAACCAAAGGCAAATTTTCATCCGCAGTCCCACGGCAGGTCTTTCTAGCTCAGAGAGTCGTCCTGTTGAGGCCTCTGCTAACCTGAGCTCCAGTTAAACTGTGCCATCAAGTGTTTGGCACTCTGTTAGGCCACCTTGTTAGACTGTCTGTGAGGTTCAGTATGGTTGGCCTCTTCTTGTTTTAGAGAGTCATTCTGCTGAGGCCTCTGCTTGCCGAAGAACTCGTCTTGGGCCCATTACTAATATTCAACCCAGAGATGCTGACTTCGAGTCAGGCAGGTTTGAGCATTTCTTGAACAGCTCCCCTGGGGTTTTTTATGGGTTGAACCAAATCCCCCTAGTGACAGGCAAAGGAACTTATGTTTCTTTTTGCCAGTATTCCCTTAAAGGTAATGCCTGTTAGGAAGGCTGGCATTACCAGACCTTTGAGCTCTGTCTATGTGACATGCACTGGACACCTGCCCCGGTGATGAGGAATTAATGCCAGGTTCTTCCTCGCATGGGCCACGGAGCTTAGGCTGTGGCGTTAGAGAATAGAGTCATTGACAGTTCCGTGTTTGACCTGAGTGAGGGATTGGTCTCCGGCATCTAAGTCCATTGAGCATTTCTTTGTGCTTGTCTTAGCCATTTAGGCAGTTATTCCCTCAGCATGGCTTAGTGGGTACTTGATCCCCAAAGTTACATTGGATGCAGTGCGAGTTCCCATCTCATTTGATACACATACTTCAGACATGGTCATGCCGGAGGCATTCCCCAAAGTGTCTTTGGACTcagtgtctcgttccccttCTCAAGAAACCATGGTTACtttgcatcacatgaataaattacatttaaaatatttaattacattcaaaatatattaaaatagaaaacaattattttaaattgtagtaatatttcataatattaatggttttcactgtattttggatcacataaatgcagccttggtaagcatgaGAGACTTCTctcaaaaacattaagaaatCTTACTAATGTATGTCAAATAAAGTTGATCTTtgaataaaaacacattaacttataaacattaatttataaaaaagtaaaaagatcTGAGTGTAAAAGACGTGCAGAAATATAAGGTTGACATCTGGAAAAACTTGGAGAGGAAATCAGATGTCAAGTGACTTAAAACAGCACATTATTAGTTTCTTTATAGACTGCCCTTTTGATTTCAGCAATGGAATTCTTTTTTGATAAAGCAACAAAGTGAATGAAACTAGTATGTTTCCATTTGGCAGCAGTGTGCCATAAAGTGTTATgtgttatttgtgtttgttgCAGAAGGAGAGATTGCGTAGAGAGAGGAGAACTGGCTCTCCGGCCACAGGCTCACCAGTGAGACGAGCGAAATCTCCTGCTGATGTTACCCGCCGCTCTGCCTCACCTGCCACACCCAAGTAACATACACTTATCTATATATATTATGCACACcgcattccaaattattatgcaagtgacatatcagtaagatttcagtagaataaacattcagattttagtttttctaagaaaatgtatgtttgtttatttatccatgtctttttagataactggtatcaatctcagacaaaataatttgccaggtctacttAGGTCTATgaaaaccctacttagaggttgttccacattattaagcaagtcacagttctcatgcaatatggagaggaagaaagatctttctggagatgaaaagcatgaaatggtgcaatgttgtgcaaaaggcatgaaaacaactaatattgtgtgaaactgaaaggagattatcgaattatcataagatttgtgagtgatttagagcacagcagaactcggttggataaaggcttattaatgaaagttcctgtcaaaaaaattaattgtattaaaagggcagctataaaaaagccagtttTGAGcatcattttaataccctcagagaccctaaagggaccttccatctcacttcccaatcatcacccgccagctccttgctgacatcacagtcttgttggaacgtggtggccgttcaccaaccatccagaaatccatctgTTTAGACCATCtattgtagtacggcattagtcagtgaataaaactatttaaaacatgagtcttcatgtatttctacacccactgtaaatgtttctttgtgaggtttggttagtggtgtctaaaatgcatcttgacgcacaactgccagcctgcatggagagcttcttgagactccagagacaccaggagCTTCAAATatctgtttgctgctcaacactgttttcttttatagctgcccttttaatacaattattttttttgacaggaactttcattaataagcctttatccaACCGAGTTCTGCtatgctctaaatcactcacaaatcttatgataatttgatgatctccattcagttttcacaaaatattagttgttttcatgccttttgcacaacattgcaccatttcatgcttttcatcttcagaaagatctttcttcctccccatattgcatgagaactgtgacttgcttaataatgtggaacaacctctaagttgTTGTTAAGACAAAGtaatagacctggcaaattattttgtctgagattgataccagttatctaaaaagacatggataaataaacaaacaaacattttcttagaaaaactaaaatctaaatgtttattctactgaaatcttactgatatgtcacttgcataataatttggaacgcagtgtactGTATAAATAAGATGCTGACAAAGTGATCTCCAATTAATTATTTCTTCAGTAATGTGCTGAGCTATAAGTAACTGAATCAGCTGTTTGTTTGTATGGTTGAAGGTTATTACCTAAGAATCGTACTCAGTCCCCATGTGCAGTGCGGCAGTATCCACCCTCCCCTATGAAACACAGACCCGCCACACCAGTTAGTGACAACAACAAGAagacacaagacaaaaaagcaGAGGATGTCAAAAGTCAGCATCCTAAGGAGGGGCAAAACAATGAAAGTTTGGATAAGGCACCAAAAATGGAGACACCTGTTTCCGGCACACCACCTCCAGAAAGAAGAACAATAAAGATGGAAAATCACACTAATGGGGCAAAGGAGAAGAAAAGTGTAGTTTTGGAAAACCAACAAAAAAAGAATGACAAGATGGAGACCCCTGAGAAAAACCATCCCAAATCAAACTGTAATGATTTGACTTCAAACAAGTGTGCAGGTGGGTCTGAATTATCAAAAAATAGTCATTAATTATTGCATGATCATGTAATTTTCAGGGGAAAATAATTATATCATGAATATATCATTGCTGTGATATATGATTTTGGTCATCCTGTATACCACACATGGTCTCATTAGTATAAAAGAATTACAATAGTATTTAATTGTTTGGCCTTTGAGACTAAAGGGATCCTGTTTTGTAGTCCCTGAGCTTTTCAAAGTTGAGTATTTTTGGACTAGTGTCTCACTtgtttaaacttattttaattgcaatgacatttataatttgtatttatgCTCTTCTCATTCACAGTAGCTTCGAATTGTGAAAATAGTTTTACTCTTGCTTTCTCTCTCTGACAGATCCTTTACCTGTGAACTCTCCTGGAAAGGTGGTTACTGGAACGACAGATGCTGAGGAGGCGTCTCGTCTGCTTGCAGAACGCAGGCGTCTGGCCAGAGTGCTGAAGGAACAGGAGGAGAAACAACGCAGGGAACTGGAGGAGCAGGaaaagtgtgtgtctgtgtgactGATGCTGTATTTCTCTGAACTAGTGTACAATTTGTTCAGTGCTTGTTGAATGTGACTCAGACATTTATAATGAGTATGTGTTGGATATGTGTTGGTTTTTGAATCTTGCGCTAGAAATTTGTGGGGATTTTGTACGTGTTTTTCAATTcatttcaaatttatttataaagcacttcaAAAACCAGAAAAAGTACCAACGGTGCTGTACAATTATAAGAAACTGAAAGATATCTTATAAAAACagagaaataaaagaaaattaaaaatacataaaaaataataatctttgAATGTCGCTTGAATACAGTACAAGAGTGATGTTTTTGTGGTGCAAGATAAAAGGCGCTAGAGTGACATTTCCATATGAGACTGTGTTGGTCTGTGTGTGATTTACAGACTAAAGAGTGAGCAACTTAAGAAGAGGCAGCTGGAGGAAAGAGCTCGACAGGAAGAGAAGAATCGTCAAGCAGAGGAGGAGAAATGTAGACAAGAGCAGCAACAGAAGAAGAGAGAgcaggaggaaaaaaaaaagaaagagaaggaGCTCCAGGCCCAGATGGAGAAAGAGGTCAGAAGATTTAGAGTGAAATTATTCTTTTCAGTCACTAGACCAAAAAGCATTAGCTTGCAGTTAGATTCCAAACTTCTGAAGAATGAAAAATCCTGTCTGCAATTgcattttcaaaatcaaaaacaaacttcTGACAATAAGTCTTTGTACATGGGTCCTAGACAAAACCACTCTTCTGAAGAATAATCTATTTCTCtacatcagtggttctcaaacctgttcTGGCAGACCtccagccctgcacattttaTATGTCTCTCTATATCTAACACAAccatttcaggtcttgcagtctctactaatgagctcaCGAGTTGAATTAGGTGAgatagatgagggagacatacaaaatgtgcagggctgggggtcctccagaacaggtttgagaaccactgctctacaTTATTATTGAAGGAATCAAATAATAAGAACAattatctgtccgtctgtctgtcaaCTCCTAATCTTTTCAGTTGTATCTGTGTTTAATAGAAAGAAGAGGCCGAGATACGTGCTCAGAAGGATGCTGAGCGTCAGCGGCAGGAGAGAGAGCATTTCAAACAGCAGGAGGAACAGGAGAGACAACAGCGAAAAAAGGTAGTACAGCCAGCAGCAAGCCACAGTAAGCAAATTTGCAAAGATCAGCTGTATACTACACAATCTAGTAAAAGAGCAGAAGCAGTGCATGAAAAGATTACGCCATGTAGATATAACCTGTAAACACCAAACCTCAATGACCACTTCATTCTTGTcagtgatttcaccaagtacaacatgttcctggatcaacaactttgttgatcctggaacaacattccaatcaaccaatcagattttaaggataagtttacattttatgtcaagtttaggcttacaaccagtgTTAGTTGCTTCTTTATCAGTGtgattcacctatcatttccctctgattttagggataaattATGGgcagggttaggtttaggggtaggacaATTTTTGGACAGGGActttgttccaggatcaacaaaatatgttgatccaggaacatgtcttgcTTGGCAAAATCACGTGGACCCATTGTGGCTGGGcttaaagtttatatatatatatatacacataataataataaatatataaaatataataaaaatatatgataGTGCTTACACAATTTAACATAAACCTTACATTTCACATAGTAAAGAAGcaggaaaaaataaacaaatgtcaGTTGCCATTCAAATGCCATCATATTTAGTAATAACctcttaaaatataaaagttactCCATCCACTCTTACTTGTTGTATTTTGCAATAGGAGTTAACATTAAAAAGTGTGCATAGGCAAATACTGTGATTGATATGTTCTTAAATTGTTTTCTGCAGAGAATTGAGGAAATAATGAAGAGAACCAGAAAGAGTGATTCAGAGATGAAGGTATCTGTGAGAAACAGTCCATCCATCAATTATAAATTTATAACAGTTTAGCATCACAACTAAGCTGAATACAGTATATTTACTCTACTGTAGAGCAGTAATGTGTGACTTCTAATCATTTAGGTAAAGCATTGTACAGCTACCTATATGGATtaccatccatgtggatgtgaAATGAATAGCCCTTTTTTGTCAAGTAGAGAAAGTAGAGCGGAAATGATTGCTCTGAAAGTCAAAGTAACAGAATGACCTAATATTCACACAGAGAGAGGATAGCCCAGAGCCCCTATCTCCTGTTTCCCACCCTGTCTCTCCTCCAGGTAAGACTCAACCCtgctctctctcacacatacactcacacaaCTACAttctaaattattataaaaagtgGGTGTTGTTTCTATGTGGCTATCCATAGAAACATATTACTCATGCATGTAGGTTTCCTTATTTTGTGAATGCAGACTGTTCTCCCTCTAGTGGCAAATGCGTATATACCTCTAATGTGTCAGACAGGCCTGCTGGTATTTTTCCATCACTGCAGTATTTACAGCAATGTCAGGAGAGGGCAGCAGGGGATCATATTCTCTATTATAGGTTGTGTTCAAGGTGATCTATTCAAAGACTGCACAGACTAAATTTAGTCTGCTCTGTTTTACATTGCaggcgtgtgtgtgtttgtgtgtgtgtgtgtgtgtataaagttttaaagatttttttttgcattaaattaTTCAAGTGTCAGTAAACATTTTTAAGctgtgataataataataattaaaaaaaatagtttctttaacaccaaatcagcatattagtatgatttctaaaggatcatgtgacactgaagactggagtaatgatgctgacaattcagctttgccatcacaggaataaataacattctaaagtataaaatataaaacaagcatataaaagtgtaatattatttgttttattattataacagTCTCCAATACCTCTTTTCTTCTCAGGTGGTAACCATTTGACCTCAAGTGCTGAGGTCAAATCTCAGGCCAACATCATGCAGACAACCTCTGTGAATGGCCAAACTTACAAACAGGAGAGTGAAGGGAAGAGACCAGAGAATGGCTGTATGAATAAACAGATGAAGTCATCTCCTCACATACCTGCAAAAAATCCCTCCTCGAACAGTCAAGTGAACATGAACCATTCTGCAGTGAAAACAGAAGAGAAAGGAAAGGTAAGTGAAGAGAATGCCAAGACTATTAGACAAGAGAGTGAACAGGTGAAGACTCCAAGTTTACAAGTGAAAGAAGAGGTAAAGCGAGAAGACACATCAACAGCAAAGGTGCAGGTAACCCCGCTGAAGAGCTCGCTTGAAAACACAGTAGCAAATATTACGAGTGTTGTGACTACAGAAAGCAAACCCAAAGTTTCCACCCAAGTGAAAGTCCCTGCAAATATGCCCACTCGCAGCTTACAGGAAAACAACCTGACCGATGGAAAAAGCCAAACTATCACTCAGGTGGCCAAACAGGAGG
Proteins encoded:
- the map7d2a gene encoding MAP7 domain-containing protein 2a, with the translated sequence MAENAVSTTTGERTAVTKVMTSPLTPEKKPQSNGHSSPTYQKTNQGSPSMKQTDALAPPTVTEKKTQTNGHASPSRHPANTNAHAGKQYMEGYLKTDDRMRLAKERREEREKSLAAREQAIKEKERRAQLQYEKTVEERWKRLEEQRQKEELRRAAVEEKRRQQLEEEKERLEALMRRSLERSLQLENRNKRWVWGPNGTAQGDWENAPPPLSAASALSHDLAAPSPAAIESGNAHHGHLNSMDKLKVNRLLTHTHSSLARCHHAAELHLSCLRCKVPPSPHRSPYRGSPSRRRNNPVPVEESSGAVSAPSTPKKERLRRERRTGSPATGSPVRRAKSPADVTRRSASPATPKLLPKNRTQSPCAVRQYPPSPMKHRPATPVSDNNKKTQDKKAEDVKSQHPKEGQNNESLDKAPKMETPVSGTPPPERRTIKMENHTNGAKEKKSVVLENQQKKNDKMETPEKNHPKSNCNDLTSNKCADPLPVNSPGKVVTGTTDAEEASRLLAERRRLARVLKEQEEKQRRELEEQEKLKSEQLKKRQLEERARQEEKNRQAEEEKCRQEQQQKKREQEEKKKKEKELQAQMEKEKEEAEIRAQKDAERQRQEREHFKQQEEQERQQRKKRIEEIMKRTRKSDSEMKREDSPEPLSPVSHPVSPPGGNHLTSSAEVKSQANIMQTTSVNGQTYKQESEGKRPENGCMNKQMKSSPHIPAKNPSSNSQVNMNHSAVKTEEKGKVSEENAKTIRQESEQVKTPSLQVKEEVKREDTSTAKVQVTPLKSSLENTVANITSVVTTESKPKVSTQVKVPANMPTRSLQENNLTDGKSQTITQVAKQEVSNQVKTPVTVQMNGQATAQGPKKDITVKKSDIPDANRQGTSTVTVPQANTLTQTGGHMITQSKEGGKDHQPSSLTPLPESKPPLPLIRLDTLEGKSGATEDSADEVQYMEVSPVSKEELISIPEFSPVNSPQQNGMSNMRALEDLLDLTGQVAYPRLSPAASLGDCNKNLIEGVCSPGSDSKLIPTNPPASDKHHVQ